From a region of the Carassius auratus strain Wakin chromosome 31, ASM336829v1, whole genome shotgun sequence genome:
- the LOC113050213 gene encoding guanine nucleotide-binding protein G(I)/G(S)/G(T) subunit beta-1-like gives MSELDQLRQEAEQLKNQIRDARKACADATLSQITANIDPVGRIQMRTRRTLRGHLAKIYAMHWGTDSRLLVSASQDGKLIIWDSYTTNKVHAIPLRSSWVMTCAYAPSGNYVACGGLDNICSIYSLKTREGNVRVSRELAGHTGYLSCCRFLDDNQIVTSSGDTTCALWDIETGQQTTTFAGHTGDVMSLSLAPDTRLFVSGACDASAKLWDVREGMCRQTFTGHESDINAICFFPNGNAFATGSDDATCRLFDLRADQELMVYSHDNIICGITSVAFSKSGRLLLAGYDDFNCNVWDALKADRAGVLAGHDNRVSCLGVTDDGMAVATGSWDSFLKIWN, from the exons GATGCAAGGAAAGCTTGTGCAGATGCTACACTATCACAG ATCACAGCCAACATCGACCCTGTTGGCCGAATCCAGATGCGCACAAGAAGAACACTGCGAGGACATCTGGCTAAAATCTACGCCATGCACTGGGGCACCGATTCCAG GCTGCTCGTCAGTGCCTCCCAGGATGGAAAACTCATTATTTGGGACAGTTATACCACAAATAAG GTCCACGCCATTCCTCTGCGCTCCTCCTGGGTGATGACCTGTGCCTACGCTCCTTCAGGGAATTACGTTGCTTGTGGAGGCTTAGACAACATCTGCTCCATCTACAGCCTCAAGACTCGTGAGGGGAACGTGCGCGTCAGCCGTGAGCTGGCCGGACACACAG GATACCTCTCTTGCTGCCGCTTCCTTGATGACAACCAGATTGTGACAAGTTCTGGCGACACCACCTG TGCTCTCTGGGACATAGAGACCGGTCAGCAGACGACCACGTTCGCAGGTCACACCGGTGATGTGATGAGTCTATCCCTGGCTCCAGACACCAGGCTGTTCGTGTCAGGAGCCTGCGATGCCTCCGCCAAACTCTGGGACGTCCGTGAGGGCatgtgcagacagaccttcactGGCCACGAGTCGGACATCAACGCCATCTGT TTCTTCCCCAATGGAAACGCGTTTGCGACTGGCTCTGACGATGCCACCTGCCGGCTCTTTGACCTGCGCGCTGACCAGGAGCTCATGGTCTACTCTCACGACAACATCATCTGCGGCATAACCTCCGTGGCCTTCTCGAAGAGCGGCCGCCTGTTGCTCGCCGGCTACGATGACTTCAACTGCAACGTGTGGGATGCCCTCAAGGCTGACCGCGCTg GTGTGCTGGCCGGCCATGACAACCGAGTAAGCTGTCTGGGTGTAACTGATGATGGTATGGCAGTGGCTACAGGGTCCTGGGACAGCTTCCTCAAGATCTGGAACTGA
- the cysltr3 gene encoding cysteinyl leukotriene receptor 2: protein MTASAFASVTPSWLNATQEPVMNQTCEESEDFKYLAYKVTYCVVFPIGFISNSVALFVFLCHTPKKTANTVFMTNLAISDVGFSLTLPFRLVYFFRGGQWDFQDWFCRWCVFSFYVNLYTSVLFLTGLSVLRYIAVVHPIRNKSLVTVRRASLSCFAIWIFVACLSTPFLLKGTSVRDEKTRCFEPGDIKSWEIIFILNYVAVLFGFVIPFIIILICYGCIIYKLIKGRKIGSRKRNSRRRAVYLIIVVLSTFLLCFLPYHVVRTVHLHAIVLKKSCQVIEFLLKVLVISLCTAASNSCFNPLLYFFAGESFRMSVRRASNRGTVSSFSQSVFNRSFQRQSQSSLQKSRRQSFTAIRQDCVPCSVNSSCQVLNKKEPESCKPEKQVAFDEEEKI from the exons ATGACAG CTTCTGCTTTTGCATCGGTAACTCCATCTTGGCTCAACGCCACCCAAGAACCTGTCATGAATCAGACTTGTGAGGAAAGTGAAGACTTCAAATATTTGGCGTACAAAGTCACGTACTGTGTCGTATTCCCAATTGGATTTATCAGCAACTCTGTGGCTTTGTTTGTGTTCCTGTGTCACACTCCAAAGAAGACGGCCAACACTGTATTTATGACTAACTTGGCTATCTCAGATGTTGGCTTCTCCTTGACGTTGCCCTTCCGTCTGGTCTACTTTTTTAGGGGCGGTCAATGGGATTTTCAAGACTGGTTTTGCCGCTGGTGTGTATTTTCCTTTTACGTCAACCTGTACACGAGTGTATTGTTTCTTACAGGTCTCAGCGTACTGCGGTACATTGCCGTGGTACACCCGATTCGCAACAAGTCCCTAGTTACAGTGCGGAGAGCCAGTCTATCATGCTTTGCGATCTGGATTTTCGTGGCCTGCTTGTCAACGCCTTTCCTCTTGAAAGGTACTTCAGTGCGGGATGAAAAGACACGTTGCTTTGAACCGGGGGACATCAAGTCATGGGAAATCATATTTATCTTGAACTATGTGGCAGTTTTGTTTGGATTTGTCATTCCGTTTATCATAATTCTCATCTGCTATGGATGCATAATCTATAAACTCATCAAAGGACGGAAAATCGGGAGTCGTAAGAGAAACTCCCGTCGACGCGCTGTGTATTTGATCATCGTTGTCCTGAGCACATTCCTGCTGTGTTTCCTACCATATCACGTCGTTCGCACTGTCCATCTTCATGCCATAGTTTTAAAGAAGAGCTGCCAGGTCATTGAGTTCCTCCTAAAAGTTCTGGTCATCTCATTGTGCACGGCAGCGTCCAACAGTTGCTTCAATCCATTGTTGTACTTCTTCGCAGGAGAGAGTTTCCGCATGTCTGTCCGTAGAGCGTCAAATCGAGGAACCGTTAGTTCATTCAGCCAGAGTGTTTTTAATCGGTCTTTTCAACGTCAAAGCCAAAGCAGCTTGCAGAAGTCGAGGCGCCAAAGCTTCACTGCCATACGCCAAGACTGTGTGCCCTGCTCTGTGAACAGCTCCTGCCAGGTTCTAAACAAGAAGGAACCTGAGAGCTGCAAGCCTGAAAAGCAAGTTGCATTTGATGAAGAGGAAAAAATCTGA